A single region of the Duganella sp. BuS-21 genome encodes:
- a CDS encoding CocE/NonD family hydrolase, translating into MSEQQKIFVPASPLPAARSGLLTAFEPGTRTLPAGYQAAPQFRALPIDIIFEKDVPVQLRDGVTIFVDLFRPAGAEHVPVLLAWSPYGKGQGTSMSVMGVFGLVGLSNGIVSGLEKFEGPDPAYWCEQGYAICNPDPRGCVDSEGDSVLWDRQEGRDCHDLIEWLGTQSWSNGKVGMSGTSYLAVSQWFTAAEQPKHLAAINPWEGVSDVYRDLVMRGGMPDTGFTQLLQDGSFFGKNGKEDVISEAARYPQMNALWEDKIPAFERITVPAFVVACYSNTLHTAGTFRAWRRLASQDKWLRVHNGQEWPDYYDEANIADQRRFFDRYLKGIDNGWESTPRVRYAVHDFKGGDQVNIAADAFPPANVVSTKYYLDGMKRSLSTSAPAHAVDAAYGVEANPNAVSFITRFEQPTVMVGYPKAHLWVEAKGADDMDLFVLIQKLDAFGTPLQQFTVPNQNARIHDLTDHGATVLRYKGADGRLRVSARRLDEKLSSADIPAHAFDRVEKLAPGQVVDIEIDLLPIGWSFQAGEQLRFVISARNLVGTIMPGIREYVGANSGQHVIHTGGAHASYLQLPIQAA; encoded by the coding sequence ATGAGTGAGCAGCAAAAGATTTTCGTGCCGGCCAGTCCGCTTCCAGCGGCCCGCTCCGGCCTCCTGACGGCGTTCGAGCCCGGCACCCGTACGCTGCCGGCCGGCTACCAGGCGGCGCCGCAATTCCGCGCGCTGCCGATCGACATCATTTTCGAGAAAGACGTGCCGGTCCAACTGCGTGACGGCGTGACGATCTTCGTCGATCTGTTCCGCCCGGCAGGCGCGGAGCATGTGCCGGTGCTGCTGGCCTGGAGCCCGTACGGCAAGGGGCAGGGCACCTCGATGAGCGTGATGGGTGTGTTTGGCCTGGTCGGCCTGAGCAACGGCATCGTCTCCGGCCTGGAAAAATTCGAAGGCCCGGACCCGGCCTACTGGTGCGAACAGGGCTACGCGATCTGCAATCCCGACCCGCGCGGCTGCGTCGATTCCGAAGGCGACAGCGTGCTGTGGGACCGCCAGGAAGGGCGCGACTGCCACGACCTGATCGAATGGCTGGGCACGCAAAGCTGGTCGAACGGCAAGGTTGGCATGAGCGGCACTTCCTACCTGGCGGTGTCGCAGTGGTTCACCGCCGCCGAGCAACCCAAACACCTGGCCGCGATCAATCCGTGGGAAGGCGTCAGCGACGTCTACCGCGACCTGGTCATGCGCGGCGGCATGCCCGACACCGGCTTCACCCAGTTGCTCCAGGATGGCAGCTTCTTCGGCAAGAACGGCAAGGAAGATGTGATTTCGGAAGCGGCGCGCTACCCGCAGATGAACGCGCTTTGGGAAGACAAGATTCCTGCCTTCGAGCGCATCACCGTGCCGGCCTTCGTGGTGGCCTGCTATTCGAACACCCTGCACACGGCCGGCACCTTCCGCGCCTGGCGCCGCCTGGCCTCGCAGGACAAATGGCTGCGCGTGCACAACGGCCAGGAATGGCCCGACTATTACGACGAAGCCAACATCGCCGACCAGCGTCGCTTCTTCGACCGCTATTTGAAGGGTATCGACAACGGCTGGGAAAGCACGCCGCGCGTGCGCTACGCCGTGCACGATTTCAAGGGCGGCGACCAGGTCAACATCGCCGCCGACGCCTTCCCGCCAGCCAACGTGGTCTCCACCAAATACTACCTCGACGGCATGAAACGCTCGCTGTCGACCAGCGCCCCGGCCCATGCCGTCGACGCCGCCTACGGCGTCGAGGCCAATCCCAACGCTGTCTCCTTCATCACCCGCTTCGAGCAGCCGACGGTGATGGTCGGCTATCCCAAGGCCCACCTGTGGGTGGAAGCGAAGGGCGCCGACGACATGGACCTGTTCGTGCTGATCCAGAAGCTGGACGCCTTCGGCACGCCACTGCAGCAATTCACGGTGCCGAACCAGAACGCGCGCATCCATGATCTCACCGACCACGGCGCCACCGTGCTGCGCTACAAGGGGGCCGATGGCCGTCTGCGCGTCTCGGCCCGCCGCCTCGACGAAAAACTGTCGAGCGCCGACATTCCAGCCCACGCCTTTGACCGCGTCGAGAAGCTGGCGCCGGGGCAGGTCGTCGACATCGAGATCGACTTGTTGCCGATCGGCTGGTCGTTCCAGGCCGGCGAGCAGCTGCGCTTCGTGATCAGCGCCCGCAACCTGGTGGGCACGATCATGCCCGGCATCCGCGAGTACGTGGGCGCCAATAGCGGGCAGCACGTGATCCACACCGGCGGCGCCCACGCTTCCTATCTGCAGTTGCCGATTCAGGCAGCCTGA
- a CDS encoding TetR/AcrR family transcriptional regulator, which yields MSETQEKAPRRGRRAGASNTRDAVLAAAKKSFATDGFAATTIRKIAKDAGVDPALVMQFYQSKDVLFAASLAVSADALNSMADAYEGPIEGLGLRVTRAFIKLWEQKSGDSEALMAMQRAAMSSEVAASQLRDFVQYRLVEVISPKLHGVSDAPLRAGLAAAMLVGVIVSRDIVRVPVVANENQETVIALVGAAIQTILTG from the coding sequence ATGAGTGAAACCCAAGAAAAGGCGCCGCGACGCGGCCGCCGCGCGGGCGCCAGCAATACGCGCGATGCGGTGCTGGCCGCCGCCAAGAAGAGCTTTGCAACGGACGGCTTTGCCGCGACCACGATCCGCAAGATCGCCAAGGACGCCGGTGTCGACCCGGCGCTGGTCATGCAGTTCTACCAATCGAAGGATGTGTTGTTCGCCGCCAGCCTGGCGGTCTCGGCCGACGCCCTGAACAGCATGGCCGACGCCTACGAGGGCCCGATCGAGGGCCTGGGGCTGCGCGTGACGCGCGCCTTCATCAAGCTGTGGGAACAGAAGAGCGGCGACTCGGAAGCGCTGATGGCGATGCAGCGCGCCGCCATGTCGAGCGAGGTGGCGGCGTCGCAGCTGCGCGACTTCGTCCAATACCGGCTGGTCGAGGTGATCAGTCCCAAGCTGCACGGCGTGTCGGACGCCCCGCTGCGCGCGGGTCTGGCGGCCGCGATGCTGGTCGGCGTGATCGTCAGCCGCGATATCGTGCGCGTGCCGGTGGTGGCCAACGAAAACCAGGAGACGGTGATCGCCCTGGTCGGCGCCGCCATCCAGACGATTCTGACCGGCTGA